The genomic window CTTTCAAACCAGCTTTTTCAGCGTAAGCTTTGAATTCTTCGACTTGTGATTTTGAGTTATCTTCGCTACTTGAGTAAAGAGCTCCGATTGTTTTAACATCAGGTGTCAAAGCTTTAATTAATTCAACTTGTTGCTCAGCAGGGTTGTGGTCAGATACACCTGTGATGTTCCCACCTGGTTTTTCCAAATCTGTTACAAGGTTAGCACCGATTGGGTCAGTTACAGCTGCCATAATAACTGGAAGATCTTTTGTTGCACTTGCAAGCCCTTGAGCTGCTGGAGTTGCGATACCGACAACAACATCGTTTCCGTTTGCTACCAATTGTTTACTCATTGTCGCAACCTTACTTTGGTCACCTTCTGAGTTCATAAAGTCGATTTTAACTTGGTCGCCTTTATAGCCTTCTTCAGCAAGTCCATCTTGGATACCTTGGTAGATCAAGTCAAGTGATGGGTGACTGACAAACTGTAGAACACCAACCTTAGCTATTTTGTTAGCTGTCTCAGTTTTAGTTTCTTGTTTCGTTAAGTTAGAGTAAACCAAGCTTCCTCCAACTACAAGTGCTAGTGTTGCAATAATACCAATTAAACGTTTATTCATATCTATTTCTCCTTATTTCACTTAAACTTAGTAATGTTCATTTCACTTTCATTATAATTTTACCAAGCGTCGCCATCGTTTGATTTCCATAAAATTGCCTCCCCATAGAAAAAGTCCTCACACAAAAAACTTGTGTGAGGACGTCGATGCGCGGTGCCACCTCAATTATAGGAACTATTCCTATCGCTCTTACTCGCTTCACGAGTTGCACTATAAGGTGTGCTCACCGAATTCTTATGATTTCAAATTCTTAATAGCATTCAGCCCAATTTCATCATCTTCATCTATCTGTTTTCACCAACCACAGACTCGCTAAAAAAATTCGATGATTACTTTCTGAATGCTTAAATTATATCATTTTACTAAAACTTGTCAAGGCTTTTTATGAATTATTTTTTAAAATTATGAAAATTCCTACGGTTTTTAAAAAATATAGCTTGTATTAACCTGAATTACGTAATCCTGTAGCAATTCCGTTAATAGTTGTATGAATCAATCTTTCTTCATCTGAAGAAAGCTCGCCACGACGTTGACGCTTAATCAATTCCAACTGGATATAGTTAAGGATATTGAAATAAGGCATACGGTAGTTCAAACTGTCTTTCAAGTAAGTATTTTCTGCCAAAAGTTCATCATAGCCTTCAATAGCCAGGATAACATTCTTAGTCAATTGCCATTCATCCAAAATAGTATAGTAGATTGCTTGTACTTCTTCACTTTCACAAAGTTTAGCATATTCAAAAGCAATATTCATATTTGATTTTGACAAGACCATATCAACGTTAGATAGGAGTGACTGGAAGAAAGGCCAGTTTTTATACATGTCGCGAAGGTATTCAATATTTTTTGGATCTTGATCAATAAATTCTTTGAAGCTTGAACCAACACCATACCAACCCGGGAACATGACACGACTTTGTGACCATGAGAATACCCAAGGAATGGCACGTAGACCACCAATTTCAGTGATTGTTTTACGAGCTGCTGGACGAGAACCAATATTAAAGCTTGAGATATTCTTTATTGGACTAGATTCAAAGAAATAATCGTAGAAATGGTCATTTCCAAATACTAGTTCACGGTAGATATCATAGCTACGACTGACTACTTGGTCCATGATAGCTTCATAGCGATTTGATGTATTAGTATCGCTCTTCTTCTGCGTAATCATACGATTGATAGCTGCTGATACCAACATTTCCAAGTTATAGTAGGCCGCATCCTTGTTTCCGTATTTATTTCCGATAACTTCACCTTGTTCAGTTAATCGAATACGATCTTTGATTGATTTGAGTGGTTGAGAAGCAATGGCATCATAAGTAGGGCCACCACCACGACCAACGGTACCACCACGACCGTGGAAGAAGGTTACTTTGACACCAAACTCATCACCAATAGCAGTCAATTGTTTTTGTGCCTTATAGAGTGTCCAACAAGATGAGAGGTATCCACCATCTTTGTTACTATCAGAGTAGCCAAGCATGATTTCTTGATAATTATCTTTTGAAGCAATCCACTTCTTAGCAAGCGGTAAAGAGAAATACTTTCTCATTGTTTCTTCGGAATGATCCAAGTCCTCAATTGTTTCAAAGAGAGGCACGATTTGAACACGTGCTTTTTCAGCATCCACAAGACCGACTTCTTTGAGCATGATTGCCAATTCTAACATATCAGACACGCTTGTTGCATGAGAAATAATCGTTTGACGAATGACGTCTTCTCCCAAACGATCTTTTA from Streptococcus sp. oral taxon 061 includes these protein-coding regions:
- the trpX gene encoding tryptophan ABC transporter substrate-binding protein, whose translation is MNKRLIGIIATLALVVGGSLVYSNLTKQETKTETANKIAKVGVLQFVSHPSLDLIYQGIQDGLAEEGYKGDQVKIDFMNSEGDQSKVATMSKQLVANGNDVVVGIATPAAQGLASATKDLPVIMAAVTDPIGANLVTDLEKPGGNITGVSDHNPAEQQVELIKALTPDVKTIGALYSSSEDNSKSQVEEFKAYAEKAGLKVETFAVPSTNEIASTVNVMTGKVDAIWVPIDNTIASAFSTVVSSNQTAKKPIYPSATAMVEAGGLASVVVDQHDLGVATGKMIAKVLKGEKPADTPVNVFSTGKSVINKKLAQELGITVPESVLKEAGQVIE